A single window of Archangium gephyra DNA harbors:
- a CDS encoding trypsin-like serine peptidase has translation MKNVRLAGLALSFALGTTAWAEVPGNGPVCEASPASQSSRKVGEEVVRRLESPHPYAAVERPGATGALHTDTLTHPGASYIAPHFATLELEEGDYVLVRAPDGSRSWRYDTTHPGARDGFWSIPIPGDTAIIELHSPVVERRGVLNQYGYRIDKYGRGYSARELGTNGVQAEALCGVDDSGQARCYESSEPQLYNHSRAVARLLINGSNACTGWLVGNQGHLLTNNHCIGTDTDARNTTYEFMAEGATCATSCGSWGACPGTVVATGATLVKTDAPRDYTLVQLPTNPTSTYGFLQLRATGAVVDERIYVPQHPAAYGKKIAVTSSATADASGYAEVYSLTEPACQSGGPSDVGYHADTQGGSSGSPVLGYADHQVVSLHHCANCPNRGVPIQDIITHLGSSLPACALRSATCPDPWGANGEPPPPPPPPPVQSFTYSATNTNSAQQNTVNKRLTFNAGDVVEMGTCNLTGATASGDTWLRLYDGAGIQVASNDDACGGRSSYFKYTVPAGKGGTHELRAGCYSSGSCGGTVVWKLTAGTPPPGPLTGSFTYTASRTNNATRDTTHHDVTAAAGQTLTFGTCTLTGASGSGDTYLRLYTSTGALVAANDNACGSLSHLSYTIPAGAGGTYQLRAGCAGNRSCDGTVVYTLQ, from the coding sequence ATGAAGAACGTCCGACTGGCAGGTCTCGCCTTGAGCTTCGCGCTCGGCACCACCGCGTGGGCCGAGGTGCCCGGGAATGGACCGGTGTGCGAGGCATCGCCCGCGTCGCAGAGCAGCAGGAAGGTGGGCGAGGAGGTGGTGCGCCGCCTCGAGTCGCCGCACCCGTACGCGGCGGTGGAGCGGCCCGGCGCCACCGGGGCCCTCCACACCGACACGCTCACCCACCCCGGGGCCTCGTACATCGCCCCGCACTTCGCCACGCTCGAGCTCGAGGAGGGCGACTACGTCCTCGTCCGCGCTCCGGACGGCTCGCGCTCCTGGCGCTACGACACGACGCACCCGGGCGCGCGCGATGGCTTCTGGAGCATCCCCATTCCCGGAGACACCGCCATCATCGAGCTGCACAGCCCGGTGGTGGAGCGCCGGGGCGTGCTCAACCAGTACGGCTACCGCATCGACAAGTACGGGCGCGGCTACAGCGCCCGGGAGCTCGGCACGAACGGTGTGCAGGCCGAGGCCCTGTGCGGCGTGGACGACTCCGGCCAGGCGCGGTGCTACGAGAGCAGCGAGCCGCAGCTCTACAACCACAGCCGGGCGGTGGCGCGCCTGCTCATCAATGGCTCCAACGCCTGCACGGGCTGGCTCGTGGGCAACCAGGGCCACCTGCTGACGAACAACCACTGCATCGGCACGGACACGGACGCACGCAACACCACCTACGAGTTCATGGCCGAGGGCGCCACCTGCGCCACCAGCTGCGGCTCCTGGGGCGCGTGCCCGGGCACGGTGGTGGCCACCGGCGCCACCCTGGTGAAGACGGACGCCCCGCGCGACTACACGCTGGTGCAGCTGCCCACCAACCCCACCAGCACCTACGGCTTCCTCCAGCTGCGCGCCACCGGCGCGGTGGTGGACGAGCGCATCTACGTCCCCCAGCATCCGGCGGCGTACGGCAAGAAGATCGCCGTCACCTCCAGCGCCACGGCCGACGCCTCCGGCTACGCCGAGGTGTACAGCCTCACCGAGCCGGCCTGCCAGAGTGGGGGCCCCAGCGACGTGGGTTACCACGCGGACACCCAGGGGGGCTCCTCGGGCTCGCCGGTGCTCGGGTACGCGGACCACCAGGTGGTGTCGCTGCACCACTGCGCCAACTGCCCCAACCGCGGCGTGCCCATCCAGGACATCATCACCCACCTGGGCAGCAGCCTGCCGGCGTGTGCCCTGCGCAGCGCCACGTGCCCGGACCCGTGGGGCGCCAACGGAGAGCCGCCTCCCCCGCCGCCTCCGCCCCCGGTCCAGTCATTCACCTACAGCGCCACCAACACCAACAGCGCCCAGCAGAACACGGTGAACAAGCGCCTCACCTTCAACGCGGGGGACGTGGTGGAGATGGGCACCTGCAACCTCACGGGCGCCACCGCGAGTGGAGACACCTGGCTGCGCCTGTACGATGGAGCGGGCATCCAGGTGGCCTCCAATGACGACGCCTGTGGCGGCCGCTCGTCGTACTTCAAGTACACCGTGCCCGCGGGCAAGGGGGGCACCCATGAGCTCCGCGCCGGCTGCTACTCCAGCGGCAGCTGCGGCGGCACCGTGGTGTGGAAGCTCACCGCCGGCACCCCGCCACCTGGGCCCCTCACCGGCTCGTTCACCTACACCGCCAGCCGCACCAACAACGCCACCCGCGACACCACACACCACGACGTGACGGCGGCCGCGGGGCAGACCCTTACCTTCGGCACCTGCACCCTGACGGGCGCGTCCGGCAGCGGCGACACGTACCTGCGGCTCTACACCTCCACGGGCGCCCTGGTGGCCGCCAACGACAACGCGTGCGGCTCGCTCTCGCACCTGAGCTACACCATCCCCGCGGGGGCGGGCGGCACGTACCAGCTCCGCGCGGGCTGCGCCGGCAATCGCAGCTGCGACGGCACGGTCGTCTACACCCTCCAGTAG
- a CDS encoding carboxypeptidase regulatory-like domain-containing protein, translating to MKRTALVVVGGATLLLVVGLVWRGASAPEAASVRGGHATAERSSAPDKGRSGKGTGTADLPGRGGPDENAAMDGATPLIDEPMREEEGTLRVEVLSPTGPRPGARVTLYLRGAHAPTTGQPAWRLAGTGLTDEAGVAVLPARAGNYLVAARTESLAPARAEVTRPRGEASTTVRLTLDAGQGLEGSTVERTSRNPVPLVELTLTPRLSGSFYSRASAPEEERLSAVSDARGSFRFEGLTQGDYQLDARAPGHAPKRLARVHVPSSGVAVELEGSAFLAGFVEQADGTPAADASVSAFGADEAVVGVTGAGGGFSLDVPPGTYQLSARKGDKTGTAAGRLVVAAGMTLEGLRIRLGAPTSLVGVVRRKDSGQPIADAAIVLGPHGDRGDIAQASSGADGHFEVNGLAPGAYDVTVRARGFKALSRRGLTVLEGQRFELLAELDANGRIEGSVVDGEKKPLAGVQVTPQRKWGAMEGAVATVTDAMGAFVLEDMPPGDVYVAAARTGSTVNAREPVKVEPGQTARVRLQLSDEGVLEGTVRMAGGGLPARPVMVFAQRIGAPRSEGLEVPASANGTWSMRVGAGRYQLSAWMTDATAQSESQEQVIELKAGQSRHVALELHAAKKPIVVTVLEPNGAPSVRATVMGSEAGRSNILAERLTDESGRATLVVDGVGSDALHLWATNGGRRGDLLSVPSTRTAVTLQLEPGARLTGTVRSAGGRAVNGFTLLVTALRTEDEDFLTQQQLEFTGDRFVVEDVFASRVAITATLPDGRAGKAETTTPPGGTARVEVVVDAGGRLTGRLLDAKTGTPIRLAYVDVDGLRSPTTGEDGRFQLDDLAPGAHRVTVWSRGHALVDRQVTITAGKTRDLGDWSLGPTRVEPGRLGLTFGMSGNDVTISFIAEGAETGDLRVGDVVTAIDGATVLDPGEARLRELGAPGSPCTLMLRRDGRTLSLTLTRAK from the coding sequence ATGAAACGAACGGCACTCGTCGTGGTGGGTGGAGCAACGCTCCTGCTCGTGGTCGGTCTCGTCTGGCGCGGCGCGTCGGCGCCGGAGGCTGCGTCCGTCCGGGGAGGACACGCCACCGCGGAACGGAGCTCCGCACCGGACAAGGGCCGCTCGGGAAAGGGGACCGGCACGGCCGATCTCCCCGGGAGGGGTGGGCCGGACGAGAACGCCGCGATGGACGGCGCCACCCCCCTCATCGACGAGCCCATGCGAGAGGAAGAAGGCACCCTGCGCGTCGAGGTCCTCTCGCCCACGGGCCCACGCCCGGGCGCCCGGGTGACGCTGTACCTGCGAGGAGCGCACGCGCCCACCACGGGCCAGCCCGCATGGCGCCTGGCTGGCACCGGGCTCACGGATGAGGCGGGCGTGGCCGTGCTGCCCGCGCGTGCGGGCAACTACCTCGTCGCGGCCCGGACCGAGAGCCTCGCTCCAGCGAGAGCCGAGGTCACCCGGCCCCGGGGAGAGGCGAGCACGACGGTCCGGCTGACGCTCGACGCGGGCCAGGGACTCGAGGGCTCCACGGTGGAGCGGACCTCGCGCAACCCGGTGCCGCTCGTGGAGCTCACCCTCACTCCGAGACTCTCCGGCTCCTTCTACTCGCGGGCCTCGGCGCCCGAGGAGGAGCGCCTCTCGGCGGTGAGCGATGCACGCGGGAGCTTCCGCTTCGAGGGCCTGACGCAGGGGGACTACCAGCTCGACGCCCGGGCCCCGGGCCACGCCCCCAAGCGGCTGGCGCGCGTGCACGTGCCGTCCTCGGGGGTCGCGGTCGAGCTGGAGGGCTCGGCCTTCCTCGCGGGCTTCGTCGAGCAGGCCGATGGCACGCCGGCCGCCGATGCCAGCGTGAGTGCCTTCGGCGCCGACGAGGCCGTGGTGGGCGTGACGGGAGCCGGGGGCGGCTTCTCGCTCGACGTTCCCCCGGGCACCTACCAGCTCTCGGCGCGAAAGGGAGACAAGACGGGCACGGCCGCTGGCCGGCTCGTGGTGGCGGCGGGGATGACGCTCGAGGGACTGCGCATCCGGCTGGGAGCCCCCACCTCCCTCGTGGGCGTGGTGCGGCGCAAGGACTCGGGCCAGCCCATCGCCGATGCGGCCATCGTCCTCGGCCCGCATGGAGACCGGGGTGACATCGCCCAGGCCAGCTCCGGGGCCGATGGGCACTTCGAGGTGAACGGGCTCGCCCCGGGTGCGTATGACGTGACGGTGCGGGCCCGGGGCTTCAAGGCGCTCTCGCGCCGGGGCCTCACCGTGCTGGAGGGACAACGCTTCGAGCTGCTCGCCGAGCTGGACGCCAATGGCCGCATCGAGGGCAGCGTGGTGGATGGGGAGAAGAAGCCCCTGGCGGGCGTGCAGGTCACTCCCCAGCGCAAGTGGGGCGCGATGGAGGGAGCCGTTGCGACGGTGACCGATGCGATGGGGGCATTCGTCCTCGAGGACATGCCACCCGGAGACGTGTACGTGGCCGCCGCGCGCACGGGCAGCACGGTGAATGCCCGTGAGCCCGTCAAGGTCGAGCCGGGCCAGACGGCACGGGTGCGGCTTCAGCTCTCCGACGAGGGCGTGCTCGAGGGGACCGTCCGCATGGCCGGTGGCGGCTTGCCGGCCCGGCCCGTCATGGTCTTCGCCCAGCGGATCGGCGCGCCCCGCTCCGAGGGCCTCGAGGTCCCGGCCTCCGCCAATGGCACCTGGTCGATGCGGGTGGGCGCGGGCCGCTACCAGCTCAGCGCGTGGATGACGGATGCCACTGCCCAGAGCGAGAGCCAGGAGCAGGTCATCGAGCTGAAGGCGGGCCAGTCGCGGCACGTCGCGCTGGAGCTGCACGCGGCGAAGAAGCCCATCGTGGTCACGGTGCTCGAGCCCAACGGAGCCCCCAGCGTGCGCGCCACCGTCATGGGCAGCGAGGCGGGGAGGTCGAACATCCTGGCCGAGCGGCTGACCGACGAGTCCGGACGGGCCACGCTGGTGGTGGATGGAGTGGGGAGCGACGCGCTGCACCTGTGGGCGACGAACGGTGGCCGGCGGGGGGATCTGCTCTCGGTGCCCTCGACGCGGACGGCGGTGACCCTCCAGTTGGAGCCGGGCGCGCGGCTGACCGGCACGGTGCGCTCGGCGGGAGGCCGTGCCGTCAACGGCTTCACGCTGCTGGTGACGGCCCTGCGGACCGAGGACGAGGACTTCCTCACGCAACAGCAGCTCGAGTTCACCGGAGACCGGTTCGTCGTCGAGGACGTCTTCGCGTCCCGGGTGGCCATCACCGCCACGCTGCCGGACGGCCGCGCCGGCAAGGCGGAGACCACCACTCCCCCGGGAGGCACGGCCCGGGTCGAGGTGGTGGTAGACGCCGGAGGCCGCCTCACGGGGCGGCTGCTGGACGCGAAAACGGGCACGCCCATCCGCCTGGCCTATGTGGATGTGGACGGGCTCCGCTCACCGACGACGGGCGAGGATGGACGCTTCCAGCTCGACGACCTCGCGCCCGGGGCCCACCGGGTCACCGTCTGGAGCCGGGGACATGCGCTGGTGGACAGACAGGTGACGATCACCGCCGGGAAGACACGGGACCTGGGTGACTGGAGCCTGGGCCCGACGCGGGTAGAGCCCGGACGGCTGGGGCTCACCTTCGGCATGAGCGGCAACGACGTCACCATCAGCTTCATCGCCGAGGGTGCGGAGACGGGAGACCTGCGGGTGGGTGACGTGGTGACGGCGATCGATGGCGCCACGGTGCTCGACCCGGGTGAAGCCCGCCTGCGAGAGCTGGGAGCCCCCGGAAGCCCGTGCACGCTCATGCTCCGCCGGGACGGCAGGACCCTGTCCCTCACACTCACCCGGGCGAAGTGA
- a CDS encoding head GIN domain-containing protein: MKRISRGLWVGMSWLVVAVMGCGGGHQVEGSGRLVQEDRQVPEFTSLIVDDGIETTLVVDPDQPRKVRMVGDDNLVRLVRTELAGTAGLVIVHFPPGYLGSWSSRNPLRVEVTVPELRQLSCRKGGPVDVSGHVVGIDRAFTLQLSEGGTARVRGLDTGSFFLDVRDGGDVTVEGRATRMESAMSGGGVLRARELSVSGATLLSSGGGSTELRVSGSLSVTASGGGAVRIIGRPMVLQQNLSDGSTLSFE; encoded by the coding sequence ATGAAGCGCATTTCTCGTGGGCTGTGGGTGGGCATGTCATGGCTGGTGGTGGCGGTGATGGGCTGTGGTGGCGGGCATCAGGTGGAGGGGAGCGGTCGGCTGGTGCAGGAGGATCGGCAGGTGCCCGAGTTCACGTCGCTCATCGTGGATGACGGTATCGAGACCACGTTGGTGGTGGACCCGGACCAGCCCCGGAAGGTGCGAATGGTGGGGGACGACAACCTGGTGCGATTGGTGCGGACGGAGCTGGCGGGGACGGCGGGGCTCGTCATCGTCCACTTCCCCCCGGGATACCTGGGGAGCTGGAGCTCTCGTAACCCCCTGCGTGTGGAGGTGACGGTGCCGGAGCTTCGGCAACTCTCGTGCCGGAAAGGGGGGCCGGTGGACGTGAGCGGCCATGTCGTGGGCATCGACCGGGCCTTCACCCTGCAGTTGAGTGAGGGCGGCACGGCCAGGGTGCGGGGCCTCGACACCGGGTCCTTCTTCCTGGACGTGAGGGACGGAGGGGATGTGACGGTCGAGGGGCGCGCCACCAGGATGGAGAGCGCGATGTCCGGCGGTGGCGTGCTGAGGGCGCGCGAGCTCTCCGTGTCCGGTGCCACGCTCCTTTCCAGCGGTGGTGGCTCCACGGAGCTTCGGGTCTCCGGCTCGCTGAGCGTAACGGCCTCCGGTGGAGGCGCGGTGCGCATCATTGGCCGGCCCATGGTGCTTCAGCAGAACCTCAGCGACGGCTCGACGCTCAGCTTCGAGTAG
- a CDS encoding AI-2E family transporter, with protein sequence MATEQGARRVLIGLIALSIALVLWVFSPFFEAFFLAAVLAGALYGLHRWLTRHVRGKSGLSAGLICVGVILAVLAPLASLTAFLVSEISKGVSFIADIVEKRGLEGLVAYVPGPLKGHAAQMLENFQTRSAGLWQTLQEQISTRGATAAQTVGGVVVTTGTVVFQTVMMLIAFYFLLVQGRQLVAWLESVSPLKRGQTTELLMEFRRVTKSVLVSSILTAGVQAAAALVGYLITRVPVPIFFAAVTFFFALIPAVGAAVVCLAAALLLLATGHPIAALVLAIWGVVVVGLSDNVVKPLLAKRGMHMHGAIVFFSLLGGLAVFGAVGLLLGPLIVAFFLAALRIYERDYGRPSPRPGDPATPPRNQPTVAEGEEFEPAGLHSDEHLVDSHPH encoded by the coding sequence ATGGCCACTGAACAAGGCGCCCGACGGGTCCTCATCGGGCTCATCGCGCTGTCCATCGCCCTGGTGTTGTGGGTCTTCTCCCCCTTCTTCGAGGCCTTCTTCCTGGCCGCGGTGCTCGCCGGAGCCCTCTATGGGCTGCACCGGTGGTTGACGCGGCACGTCCGCGGCAAGAGCGGGCTATCGGCCGGCCTCATCTGCGTGGGCGTCATCCTGGCGGTGCTCGCGCCCCTGGCCAGCCTCACGGCCTTCCTGGTCTCCGAAATCTCCAAGGGCGTGAGCTTCATCGCCGACATCGTGGAGAAACGGGGGCTGGAGGGGCTGGTGGCCTACGTCCCCGGCCCGCTGAAGGGGCACGCCGCGCAGATGTTGGAGAACTTCCAGACGCGGAGCGCCGGGCTGTGGCAGACGCTGCAGGAGCAGATCTCCACCCGGGGCGCCACCGCGGCCCAGACGGTGGGTGGGGTGGTGGTGACCACCGGTACGGTGGTCTTCCAGACGGTGATGATGCTCATCGCCTTCTACTTCCTGCTGGTGCAGGGCAGGCAGCTCGTCGCGTGGCTGGAGAGCGTGTCCCCGCTCAAGCGCGGGCAGACGACGGAGCTGCTCATGGAGTTCCGCCGCGTCACCAAGTCGGTGCTGGTGTCCAGCATCCTCACCGCGGGCGTGCAGGCGGCGGCGGCGCTGGTGGGCTACCTCATCACCCGCGTGCCAGTCCCCATCTTCTTCGCGGCGGTGACGTTCTTCTTCGCCCTCATCCCGGCCGTCGGTGCCGCCGTGGTGTGCCTGGCCGCCGCCCTGCTGCTGCTCGCCACCGGCCACCCCATCGCCGCCCTCGTGCTGGCCATCTGGGGCGTGGTCGTGGTGGGGCTCTCCGACAACGTCGTCAAGCCGCTGCTGGCCAAGCGCGGCATGCACATGCACGGCGCCATCGTCTTCTTCTCGCTGCTCGGGGGCCTGGCCGTCTTCGGCGCCGTTGGCCTGCTGCTGGGCCCCCTCATCGTGGCCTTCTTCCTCGCCGCGCTGCGCATCTACGAGCGCGACTACGGCCGGCCCTCTCCCCGCCCCGGGGACCCGGCCACGCCCCCGCGCAACCAGCCCACGGTGGCCGAGGGCGAGGAGTTCGAGCCCGCCGGGCTCCACTCGGATGAGCACCTGGTGGACAGCCACCCCCACTGA
- a CDS encoding alkaline phosphatase family protein gives MAALDEIRTLVILMLENRSFDHMLGHLSLENPQSDVDGLRNPDTNPRYANVFQNRVYRPFRIGDEVSVIRDPPHSRHLVDVQMARSPSGKKFRMSGFVDAYFQYTQHQAEHPPPMGYFDSNGAWMTSFLAREYCVCDRWFTPLPSDTQPNRCMAFTGTTLIEDTGSRLIPHREHVFDWLNKHGVRWRVYHDGPPFFLLFGRFHELVGMKYRPMSELAHDILHEPPDQAPQVIFLEPRYFDFFWSDAPPNCNHPLARVDHGEALLHRVYTTLTSNPAKWARTLFIHTYDEHGGFFDHVPPLPIDHQPPPGAHFTEPFRTTGPRVPGLLVSPWVQPGKAFHANVDHTSILQLIAEKFGAGPEDYSASVNHRRAQGIHSLSEALAEAPAQRPIPTRSPRPVPPMPPMKRQPRAPNERAFQEAARELLQHEGPIATAAKYPDLVGAPLEP, from the coding sequence ATGGCCGCGCTCGATGAGATCCGCACACTCGTCATCCTGATGCTGGAGAACAGGTCGTTCGATCACATGCTCGGGCACCTGTCGCTGGAGAATCCCCAGTCGGACGTGGACGGGCTGCGCAACCCCGACACCAACCCGCGCTACGCCAACGTCTTCCAGAACCGCGTCTACCGGCCCTTCCGCATCGGTGACGAGGTGTCGGTCATCCGGGATCCCCCGCACAGCCGCCACCTGGTGGACGTCCAGATGGCCCGGAGCCCCAGCGGCAAGAAGTTCCGCATGTCGGGCTTCGTGGATGCCTATTTCCAATACACGCAGCACCAGGCCGAGCACCCGCCCCCGATGGGCTACTTCGATTCGAACGGCGCCTGGATGACGTCCTTCCTGGCCCGGGAGTACTGCGTGTGCGATCGCTGGTTCACGCCCCTGCCGTCGGACACGCAGCCCAACCGGTGCATGGCCTTCACCGGGACCACGCTCATCGAGGACACGGGCTCCCGGCTGATTCCCCACCGCGAGCACGTCTTCGACTGGCTGAACAAGCACGGCGTCCGGTGGCGCGTCTACCATGACGGGCCGCCCTTCTTCCTGCTGTTCGGGCGGTTCCACGAGCTGGTGGGAATGAAGTACCGCCCCATGAGCGAGCTCGCGCACGACATCCTCCACGAGCCGCCGGACCAGGCGCCGCAGGTCATCTTCCTGGAGCCGCGCTACTTCGACTTCTTCTGGTCGGACGCGCCGCCCAACTGCAACCATCCGCTCGCCCGCGTGGACCATGGCGAGGCGCTGCTGCACCGGGTGTACACGACGCTCACGAGCAACCCGGCGAAGTGGGCCCGGACGCTGTTCATCCACACCTATGACGAGCACGGCGGCTTCTTCGACCACGTGCCGCCGCTGCCCATCGACCATCAGCCCCCGCCGGGAGCGCACTTCACGGAGCCCTTCAGGACGACGGGCCCCCGGGTGCCTGGACTGCTCGTGTCCCCTTGGGTCCAGCCGGGAAAGGCCTTCCACGCCAACGTCGACCACACCTCCATCCTGCAGCTGATCGCCGAGAAGTTCGGCGCGGGCCCGGAGGACTACTCGGCCTCGGTCAACCACCGCCGGGCCCAGGGCATCCACAGCCTGTCCGAGGCCCTCGCCGAGGCACCGGCCCAGAGGCCCATTCCCACCCGGTCGCCCCGGCCCGTTCCGCCCATGCCCCCGATGAAGCGGCAGCCCCGGGCACCCAACGAGCGCGCCTTCCAGGAAGCGGCCCGCGAGCTCCTCCAGCACGAGGGGCCCATCGCGACCGCGGCCAAATACCCGGACCTGGTGGGAGCCCCTCTGGAGCCCTGA
- a CDS encoding endonuclease/exonuclease/phosphatase family protein, whose product MRQSSPSSKRSGLGPWLLVPLLTLVLAACGEGAAVDPREEAANEELSTGAASLGEFRLRVMAANTTSGSAQSYDPGHGIRIFQGTKPDVVAIQEFNYGNNSASAIRGFVDTTFGSGFYYYREAGAQIPNGIISRYPILASGEWDDTEVSNRDFAWARINVPGPKDLWVVSVHLLTSSSTVRNIEATNLVKFIKDNVPTTDYLVIAGDFNTSSRTEPCFSAFAQVVSTASPYPADRNGNTNTNASRGSPYDHVLVDADLRAYQMATVIGSSSFSAGLVVDTRVYSPIAEISPAESGDSGASSMQHMAVIKDFLLPGDDGTTPVGSVTVGSPNGGESWVGGSSQPITWTASGVSNVKLEYTLDGSTWTLISASTPASAGSYTWVVPTTAATAARVRVSDAANTTITDSSNAAFTITVSTTPGPTPPITVETESNDTAAAASGRVGAGTSVSGSLATSTDVDWFKFTVTAPGTVTVKLTMPGSADLDWFLYTSSDLNFFEARGYTTSNPEVGTYEALAAGTYYVKVVGYAGATSSYSLLVTGAGVQP is encoded by the coding sequence ATGCGACAGTCCTCTCCCTCCTCGAAGCGCTCGGGCCTGGGCCCCTGGCTTCTGGTTCCACTGCTCACCCTGGTCCTCGCCGCGTGCGGTGAGGGCGCCGCCGTGGACCCGCGGGAGGAGGCCGCGAACGAGGAGCTGTCCACCGGCGCGGCCTCGCTCGGGGAGTTCCGGCTGCGCGTGATGGCCGCCAACACCACCAGCGGCAGCGCCCAGAGCTACGACCCCGGTCACGGCATCCGCATCTTCCAGGGCACGAAGCCGGACGTGGTCGCCATCCAGGAGTTCAACTACGGGAACAACTCGGCGAGTGCCATCCGGGGCTTCGTCGACACCACCTTCGGCTCGGGCTTCTATTACTACCGCGAGGCCGGCGCGCAGATCCCCAACGGCATCATCAGCCGCTACCCCATCCTCGCCTCGGGCGAGTGGGACGACACCGAGGTCTCCAACCGCGACTTCGCCTGGGCGCGCATCAACGTGCCGGGGCCCAAGGACCTCTGGGTGGTAAGTGTGCACCTGCTCACCTCGAGCAGCACCGTGCGCAACATCGAGGCCACCAACCTCGTCAAATTCATCAAGGACAACGTCCCCACGACGGATTACCTGGTCATCGCCGGTGACTTCAACACCAGCAGCCGCACCGAGCCCTGCTTCTCCGCCTTCGCCCAGGTGGTCAGCACCGCCAGCCCCTACCCGGCCGACCGCAACGGCAACACCAACACCAACGCGAGCCGTGGCAGCCCGTACGACCACGTGCTGGTGGATGCGGACCTGCGCGCCTACCAGATGGCCACGGTCATCGGCTCCAGCTCGTTCAGCGCGGGCCTGGTGGTGGACACGCGCGTGTACTCGCCCATCGCGGAGATCTCCCCGGCGGAGTCGGGGGACAGCGGCGCCTCCAGCATGCAGCACATGGCCGTCATCAAGGACTTCCTGCTGCCGGGGGATGATGGGACGACGCCCGTGGGGAGCGTGACGGTGGGCTCTCCCAACGGTGGGGAGAGCTGGGTGGGGGGCAGCAGCCAGCCCATCACCTGGACGGCGAGCGGGGTGAGCAACGTGAAGCTCGAGTACACGCTGGACGGGAGCACGTGGACCCTCATCTCCGCGAGCACGCCGGCCTCGGCGGGCAGCTACACCTGGGTGGTGCCGACCACGGCGGCCACGGCGGCGAGGGTGCGGGTGAGCGACGCGGCCAACACCACCATCACCGACTCCAGCAACGCGGCCTTCACCATCACCGTCTCGACGACCCCGGGGCCCACGCCCCCCATCACCGTGGAGACCGAGTCCAACGACACCGCGGCGGCCGCGAGCGGCCGGGTGGGGGCGGGTACCAGTGTGAGCGGGAGCCTCGCCACCAGCACGGACGTGGACTGGTTCAAGTTCACGGTGACCGCGCCGGGCACCGTCACGGTGAAGCTGACCATGCCCGGGAGCGCGGACCTCGACTGGTTCCTGTACACCTCGTCCGACCTGAACTTCTTCGAGGCGCGCGGCTACACCACGAGCAACCCGGAGGTGGGCACCTACGAGGCGCTCGCCGCGGGCACGTACTACGTGAAGGTGGTGGGGTACGCGGGCGCGACGAGCAGCTACTCGCTGCTGGTGACGGGGGCCGGCGTCCAGCCGTAG